GAGCGGCCATGCCGAGGAACTGGTTCTTGAGATCGTTTAGCTCGGCGAGTTCCTTGTTTTTTGTGGCCAGCTCCTCTACCAGCCGCTGGCGCTCCACGGCATAGGAGATTGCGCGTAGCAGCAGCATGCTGTCAAAGTGGCCCTTGACCAGGTAATCCTGGGCACCCTCGCGCAGAGCTGTCAGAGCTGTATCCTCGTCGTCCAGCCCGGTCATTATAAGAATAGGAATCCCTGCTACGCCTGCCCGCATCTTGCGTACCGTAGCCAGACCGGTGCTGTCCGGCAGCGACAAGTCAAGCAGTATCACATCGAAGGTGGTCTCTGTAACCAGTGATAAGGCTTCGTTGAGCCGGACTACGTGCGAGATAACAAACCGACTTGGGTCCGGCCGCGTCAGACACCATTGCACAAGGTGGGCGTCGCCCGGATTGTCTTCCACCAGTAGTATTCTTATGTTCGTTCCGTCCAAGTTACTCCCTTTCCGCTATCCAAGGGCAAAGCGTTCGAGCTAATTCGCCAGCCGCCAACCATTTGCATGACCATGAAAGCTTCCAGTCCCGCAGTTGGTATCAGATCAGAGCTGTTAGTAGCCCGGCAGCTTGACCACCTCCAGCCAGAAGTTCTCGATGGACTGGATGACCTTGATGAACTGTTCAAAGTCCACCGGCTTGGTCACGAAGCAGTTGGCGTGCAAGTCGTAGGTTTTGAGAATGTCTTCTTCGGCCTTCGACGTTGTCAGAATCACGACCGGAATGCGACGCAAGTCCGGGTGAGCCTTCACTTCGGCCAGCACCGCCCGGCCATCCTTCCTGGGTAGGTTCAGGTCTAGAAGAACTATGTCTGGCCGCGGGGCGGAGCAGTACTGTCCGGTACGCAACAGAAACGACATGGCCTCGACGCCGTCGTGCACTACGCTCAGATTGTTGCGTACCTTGGCCTCATTCAGAGCTTCCCGCGTGAGCCGCACGTCGCCCGCGTTGTCTTCAACAAGCAGTATCTCGATTGGTCGGCCATTTCTTCGGTTGTCCATTGCCTATTTCCCTCCTGCTAGCAAGGTGAAAATGAACTTCGAACCCTTACCTGGTTCGGATTCGACCCAGATTTTCCCGCCGTGGCGTTCTACTATCTTCTTGCATATCGCTAGACCGATACCGGTTCCGGAGTACTCCTGTCTTGTGTGCAGCCGCTGGAAGAGCTGAAAGATGCGTCCGTAGTACTGGGGCTCAATACCAATACCGTTGTCCCGCACGGTGAAAATCCAAACGCCGTTCGACCGCTCAGCACCAATGTGTACCTGGGGTGGCTTCTCCCCGTGATACTTCACTGCGTTGCCGATCAAGTTCTGCAGCAACTGCTCAAGCTGCCGTTCGTCAGCCATCACCACTGGCAGCGGGTCGTGAGTCACGGTAGCCTTGTTATCCCTCAGCGATACACTCAAGTTCTGAAGTACGCGCTCGAGCACCTCCTCACTGTTGGTCGGCTGCGGCTTGTTTCCACGCGTGCCTACCCGGGAGTAGGAAAGCAGGTCATTTATCAGTCCCTGCATTCGCGTCACGCCGTCAACCGCGAAGGCGATGAACTCGTCAGCGTCTTTGTCAAGTTTTCCCTTGTATCGTCGAGCCAAGAGCTGGGTATAGCTGCCTACCATACGCAACGGTTCCTGAAGGTCGTGCGAGGCAACGTAGGCGAATTGCTCCAGCTCGGCGTTGGACCGCTTGAGCTCCTGTTCCTTGACCAGAAGTTCTGCCTCTGTCCGCTTGCGCTCGGCTATTTCCAGCACCAGCCTATCCTTCTGTTCAAAGAACCGCGCTATCATCCGGGCAATCTCCCCGAACTCAGTATTCTTCTTCACCAGGCCCGCCAGCACCTTTGTATTCTCGGTTGTAAGGGCCATGGAAAGCAGGTTCAAGGGCCTGGTTACGAGGAGCACCAGAGCAACTGCGACCAGGGCGGTGATGGTTGCTACTACCAAGACGAGCATCACGAAGTGGCTGGCTGAGGAGCGATTGAACTCACGGACTGCGTAAGACACTGACCGCGCTTCAACGACCGCTATCGGTCGGCTTCGCCAATCCTTGAGAACCTCGGTTACAACGATTAGTCCTTCAGTCAAGTCCGAAACCACGGGTGCTTTTTGGTTTATGGTGCCCTCGGCGTCAACTGGCAGCAGTCGAACAGTTGCGCCGGTGAGCTCTGACAATTCAGCCACGTAGTCATCGTTCCACAGCCGGCCGACAAGAAAGTAGCCTTGTGGAGGCGTAGTCCGTTCGGGGTCGTCGCTCGGATGGACAGTAGCTCCGCGGACCTCGAGGAGTCCGGCCGATGTGCTGATGAAGAAGTGGCAGAACCGCTTTTCATCGAGCAAGAACGTAAGGCACGAGTCAGGCAACGTATACTTGGTCAGGCCTTGCTGCGCTTCGTTCGTGGCTGAGTACACTAGTGTGCGGTCAATCCGGTACATCCAGGCTTTGTCGGCATGATAGGTTCCCAATGCCTCGGCAATTTGCTCGGCGGCCCAGAATGTGTCGCGTTCAGCGATGCACCGAACCATTTCGTCCCAGTAGGTATAGTCGTAGGCAAACATCGAGAGCGACGAACCCTTCAGGTCAAGCAGCTTGGCGAAGGTCTCATTTTGCACCTGGACCCGGTCTAGAAAGAAGTCCCTCATCCGCTTTCGTTCCAGGTGATGGAACCCAACCAAGCCTAGGACTACCGCGATAGTTGTAATCAGCAGGAGAAAAACCAGCCTTGTCTGGGTGCGGTAAAGTGTTGGCCGAAGTCTTGCGACGCGGCATCCTACACAGCTGTGTCCGGGTCCAGCGGCCATGTTCAGAACTCCTTGCCGACCGCCAGGCCAGCAGCGAACGTAGTGATGCTACCCTGGGTCTCACGCAGCTCCCGGTCGGTGAACAGGTTTAGCTCGGCATGAGGCATCAGATAAAGTGCGTTGCCGATAGACCAGGTGAAGGATACTTCTGCGCCTGCCAGGTTCATGGCGCTGCGGCTGGTGCCGGCGAACGCCTGATTGAACTTCGCCGATGCCCAGCCGACCGAGACCTGCGCGTTGAGCGAGAGTCCGGCCGCAAGTTCGTGCTCGACCGAGAGACCGGCTTCGCCGAAGTACGCCCCAGCCGCGGCCAGCAGGTCAATCGTATGAGCACTAGAGGCCTGGAGCGACCCGACCGGAATACTGAGTTCCAGGGTTAGGTCCGCAGTGGTTGCAACTTCGGGCTGGTTTGGATACAGATAGAGACCGAAGCATGGTGCAATCTTGATGTTATGCCATTCGCCGGCCCAGTCGAAAAATAAGTCAAGCTCGTTGAACCGCCACCGGTCCACCTTGTTCCCAAGCACGATGTTGGTCCACGGGGTGAACGTGAAGTCTGCTGCCGACACCCAGGCCGAAGTCTGGCATACCGGGCCTTGGCCCTGCGCCATGCCGCGCCAGAGGTAGCGTGAGCTTATGTCGGGCTCGATACCGAAAGTGAAGGACCGTGCCTCCGCTTGTACCCCCACCGCGCCAGCCGTGGCTAGGACACACGCAAGGAGCCAGCCAGTGAGTTGGGCCCGAGGGCTGACTTGTGGCCGGTAGCTCTTGAACATGAACTTCTGCTTGTCGTCGTCGGATTCCTGGTTGAATAGGCTAGACACCCAACTTGCAAGCTGCTCCATTTTTCTCCCTTCTTACCCAAGACGGAACACCGACATATTATACAAAAACAGACCTCCTAGAGCAACCCGAAATGAGCATCAACCCCATGCTACACCAACTATTGGTCGAAGTAACCTGCACCAAGAACGCTGAGCGATTGAATCGGGCGCATGCCTTGACACTCTGGGCGCGCACTCTAGAATCAGACCAATAGGAGTACAATGGATCAGAACAATAGAGAAATACCCCAGGGTCAGCAGGTGCAGGTAGAAATCGGCGAACGGGAGTCCGAGGGCGTATATTCGAACTTCGTACTCATCGCCCACTCGCCATCTGAATTCATCATTGACTTCGCCCGGATTCTGCCCGGGTTGCCCAAGGCCAAGGTCTTTTCGCGCATTGTGATGACACCGCAGCACGTACAACTGCTCCACAATGCCCTGGCCGAGAATATCAGGAAGTACGAGGAGCGTTTCGGCAAGATTCGCGTCGAGGGTAAAGAACAGACCACAAAGAATCTTGGCTTCTAGCCGACCTCGACGTTTCGTACCGAAGCCCAGCTCCACAATATTGAGAGCTGCTTCCGACGGCCGCCTGAAAGACGTCGGGAAGTCTGCGTGCGTCAAACGCTGCCTAAAGCTCCGGCTGCCGACCGCATGCGCTGAGCTGCTTCACCGTGTGGGTGCGCTAGCGCAGGCGCGCGGCACCCGGGCCTTTCTGGTCGGCGGTCCGGTGCGCGATATTCTGCTCGGCCAGGAAAGTCCGGATATTGACATCGCGGTCGAGCTTGATGCACGTGGCTTCGGCCAGGCGCTTGCCCGCGAGCTCGGTGGTCGCTTCGTTTACCATGCTCGTTTCCTGACAGGTACCGTTACGCCCGGCGAGCATCAGTCCGGGCTGCTAGACCACATTGACGTCACCCAGACCCGTACCGAGGCATACTCCCGGCCGGCCGTTCTGCCAACGGTGAAGCCGGCAGGAATCGAGCAAGACCTTGGCCGCCGCGATTTCACGGTTAACGCCATGGCACTGGAGCTTACGCCGGGTGCTTTCGGCCGGTTACTCGACCCTTTCGGTGGGCGGGGCGATATTGCCGACAGAGCAGTGCGTGTGCTACATGAGCGCAGTTTCATTGACGACCCAACCCGGGCTTTTCGCGCCATCCGGTTCGCGGCCAGACTTGGCTTCGAAATTGAGCCGCGTACTCTTGCCCTGCTTCGTGACTGCGTCCGGCAGGGCTACCCGGCGCTGCTTACTCCTGAGCGCATCTTGTACGAGCTCAGGCTCATCTGCGCTGAGTCCAAGGTAGTGCCGATATTCGAAGCCGTGCTCAGGGAAGGGTTGCTGGCATCATGCTTCGGCCTCGCTTCCATTCTTATCTCACCTCCTTCTTTTCTTTCGGCACTGCAGCGTCTCAGCCGACAGCATGCCAGGCCGGAACTGCTGTATATCTTTGTCCTGAGTCGGCTGCCGTTGACCGACCGTTTTCCTATCACCCGCGAGGAGCGTGAGGCGGCGGCTGCAGTCCGCGATGCCGGCCGTATCCGATCGCGACTGCTCAGGGCTGGCCGGTTGAGCACGGTCTATCGTGTGATCAGCGAACTTCCGGTGCCCGCGCGTGAGTTGCTTGCTATGCTTGAGCCTGACCCAGTTGGCCGCATGATACGCCAGTGTCTTGACCGCTTGCAGAGCGTGCGGGTCGTCACCACCGGCTCTGACTTTCGTCGGCTTGGGCTTGCACCTGGACCAGCATACCGTCGCATTCTTGACAAGTTGCTCTTTGCCCGGCTTGACGGTATCGTGCTGTCTGACGCGGACGAAGCGCGGCTTGCGCGCTCCCTTGTGCGAAGGGCTCTTGTCGCCCCATCCCCAAGCCCAAAATCTTCACATGGCTGACCCCGAGGGTCTGGTCCGCAGTATCATCCTTTCTGCGCCAGCGATTCTGTTTGGCCTGACCATCCACGAGTACAGCCACGGTTATGTCGCTTGGAAGCTCGGCGACCCTACCGCGAAGAACATGGGCCGGCTGACTCTCAACCCGCTGAAGCACCTTGACCCCATTGGTACCATTGCCTTCTTCCTGTTCCGGTTCGGCTGGGCCAAGCCGGTGCCGATTGATCCGACCTATTTCCGTTACCCGACCCGTGATATGGCGCTTTCGTCAGTTGCCGGCCCGGCCGCGAACCTTGCGACTGCACTGGTTGCAGGGTTACTGGTCCGTGTGTTCGCGTTTCTTCATGTCGGAGGGTTCCTGGCACTCGTTGCGGGCTACTTCGTACTGTTCAATCTCATCCTCTGCTTTTTTAATCTGATACCAATTCCACCGCTCGACGGGTCGCGTCTGGTCTACTATTTCCTGCCGGCTAACATTGCGGCTAGGTACGCACGGCTCGAGCGATACGGATTCATGATCCTCTTAGGCGTGATATTCATTGGACAACTGACCGGGATTTCCGTACTCTGGTGGTATATGGCGCCACTTGTTCGGACGTTCAGCATGCTCTTTGCCGGCCAGACACTCATCTAGTAATGGCGGCAAGAACGAAGTCGAGAAAGCCGGGCCGCAGTGCCAAGGTCATAGTTGGCGTTGCGGTTGCGGTTGTGATTCTGTTCACCATGGTCAGTCTCGGTTGTCACTTGGCCGGTCTGCGCACGGCCGAGCAGAACTACTGTGGCTGGCTTGGACACCAGCTTGCGACTGCGCTTTTCTTCGTGCTGGGCTGGGCAAGTGTCCTCCTGCCTCTGCTCGCCGCCGGTGCGGCTGTTCTCAGTCTGGCGAAGCGGCCGCCTTGGCGTCGGTATGCTTCAGCCGGGACCATCGTCTTCGGTTTCTTCTCTGCTGCGGCGCTTGTATCACATCACACCGGTGCGGCGTTGGGCAGTACCAACGCCGGCGGCTGGCTCGGTTTCCAACTTGCTACGCATTTTTCGCGTGTGCTCGGGTTTGGTGCCTATTGTCTGCCGCTCATCGCGGTGCTTGTCGGCATCGGACTCTGGGTACGCTGGCACTGGCGGCAACATCTGTATCGTTCACTGTTGGCTGCGTTTATCGGTCTGTTTTTCGACGTGTTCATAGCCTACTTCGCACCGCACGCGGTCTGGAATACTGCGACCGGTCACGGGTTCAGCCTTGCCGGTCTGGTTGGCCTTCTTGTCAACGCCGGCTTGCGTAGCCTTGTCGGTCCGGTCGGCACAATTATCCTGCTTGCTGCCGTGGCGGTTATCATGGTCGGTGTTTTCGGTACGGCTCAAATTTCGCCCGACACCCGACTGCGGGAGAAGTTCAGGTCGCTGTTCGCTCGGCGCCGGCCAAAGCTTCAGGTGTCCTCGGGCTTCAAGCCTGAGGTTGCGGCGGTGCCGGTTTCGACTCAGACAGCTCAGTCCGTGTCCTCTGGTTCGGAACCGGTTAGAGAACCTGAGCTCCCCGAATCAAGGGACACGGTGGCGCGTCCCCGGCCCAGGCCGCTTTGGGTGATGACTGATTTCGACATCAGCCGGTTTCAAGCTTCTTTTCTCGAACAGCTTGATCAACCTGGGCCCGAGGATCAGTTGTTCAAAGACCCGCGCGAGGCGTCACGCGAGGCAGAGCAGCTTCTTGATAAGCTGCGCCAGTTCGGGGTGGAAGGCCGAGTGACGAACATCGTGTCTGGACCGATGATAACGCGCTTCGAGTTCGAGCCCGCTCCGGGCATCAAGATTCAGCGTATCGAGAATCTCGCCGACGACCTGTCGCTGGCGCTCTCAGCCGAACGTATTCGCATCCTTGCGCCGATACCGGGTAAGAGTGCGGTCGGCATCGAAATCCCGAACAAGGAGCGCCGTACTGTCTATCTGCGCGACATTCTGACCTCGGATGCGTTCAGGCAGGAAAAGCCACCCCTAGGTTTTGCCCTCGGGACGACGATAACCGGTGAACCCTACTGCGCGGACTTGCGTACGATGCCTCACATTCTGATTGCCGGCACTACCGGTTCGGGTAAGTCGGTATGTATTAACTCAATCATCACTTCACTCATCTATCGTTCTTCACACCGGGACGTACGGTTCCTGACCATTGACCCAAAACAGCTTGAGCTGCCGGTCTATAACCCGATTC
This candidate division WOR-3 bacterium DNA region includes the following protein-coding sequences:
- a CDS encoding HAMP domain-containing sensor histidine kinase codes for the protein MDGTNIRILLVEDNPGDAHLVQWCLTRPDPSRFVISHVVRLNEALSLVTETTFDVILLDLSLPDSTGLATVRKMRAGVAGIPILIMTGLDDEDTALTALREGAQDYLVKGHFDSMLLLRAISYAVERQRLVEELATKNKELAELNDLKNQFLGMAAHDLRNPLSVILATSSFLLEDAGRTMSENKRIDFLRRINANSKFMLGLIDELLDVAKIESGRLELNLQETDIAALVEDNVALNNMLAAKKGIVLEFVRPPALPRVRFDRTRIEQVFNNLVSNALKFSRPGTKV
- a CDS encoding response regulator, with translation MDNRRNGRPIEILLVEDNAGDVRLTREALNEAKVRNNLSVVHDGVEAMSFLLRTGQYCSAPRPDIVLLDLNLPRKDGRAVLAEVKAHPDLRRIPVVILTTSKAEEDILKTYDLHANCFVTKPVDFEQFIKVIQSIENFWLEVVKLPGY
- a CDS encoding ATP-binding protein, coding for MRDFFLDRVQVQNETFAKLLDLKGSSLSMFAYDYTYWDEMVRCIAERDTFWAAEQIAEALGTYHADKAWMYRIDRTLVYSATNEAQQGLTKYTLPDSCLTFLLDEKRFCHFFISTSAGLLEVRGATVHPSDDPERTTPPQGYFLVGRLWNDDYVAELSELTGATVRLLPVDAEGTINQKAPVVSDLTEGLIVVTEVLKDWRSRPIAVVEARSVSYAVREFNRSSASHFVMLVLVVATITALVAVALVLLVTRPLNLLSMALTTENTKVLAGLVKKNTEFGEIARMIARFFEQKDRLVLEIAERKRTEAELLVKEQELKRSNAELEQFAYVASHDLQEPLRMVGSYTQLLARRYKGKLDKDADEFIAFAVDGVTRMQGLINDLLSYSRVGTRGNKPQPTNSEEVLERVLQNLSVSLRDNKATVTHDPLPVVMADERQLEQLLQNLIGNAVKYHGEKPPQVHIGAERSNGVWIFTVRDNGIGIEPQYYGRIFQLFQRLHTRQEYSGTGIGLAICKKIVERHGGKIWVESEPGKGSKFIFTLLAGGK
- a CDS encoding DUF3467 domain-containing protein translates to MDQNNREIPQGQQVQVEIGERESEGVYSNFVLIAHSPSEFIIDFARILPGLPKAKVFSRIVMTPQHVQLLHNALAENIRKYEERFGKIRVEGKEQTTKNLGF
- a CDS encoding site-2 protease family protein, with product MADPEGLVRSIILSAPAILFGLTIHEYSHGYVAWKLGDPTAKNMGRLTLNPLKHLDPIGTIAFFLFRFGWAKPVPIDPTYFRYPTRDMALSSVAGPAANLATALVAGLLVRVFAFLHVGGFLALVAGYFVLFNLILCFFNLIPIPPLDGSRLVYYFLPANIAARYARLERYGFMILLGVIFIGQLTGISVLWWYMAPLVRTFSMLFAGQTLI
- a CDS encoding DNA translocase FtsK 4TM domain-containing protein, with amino-acid sequence MAARTKSRKPGRSAKVIVGVAVAVVILFTMVSLGCHLAGLRTAEQNYCGWLGHQLATALFFVLGWASVLLPLLAAGAAVLSLAKRPPWRRYASAGTIVFGFFSAAALVSHHTGAALGSTNAGGWLGFQLATHFSRVLGFGAYCLPLIAVLVGIGLWVRWHWRQHLYRSLLAAFIGLFFDVFIAYFAPHAVWNTATGHGFSLAGLVGLLVNAGLRSLVGPVGTIILLAAVAVIMVGVFGTAQISPDTRLREKFRSLFARRRPKLQVSSGFKPEVAAVPVSTQTAQSVSSGSEPVREPELPESRDTVARPRPRPLWVMTDFDISRFQASFLEQLDQPGPEDQLFKDPREASREAEQLLDKLRQFGVEGRVTNIVSGPMITRFEFEPAPGIKIQRIENLADDLSLALSAERIRILAPIPGKSAVGIEIPNKERRTVYLRDILTSDAFRQEKPPLGFALGTTITGEPYCADLRTMPHILIAGTTGSGKSVCINSIITSLIYRSSHRDVRFLTIDPKQLELPVYNPIPHLLNMATIDPKKAVSELDQVIKIMEVRYGEFAELGVRDIVGYNARAEADGLERKPYIVIIIDELADLMLRAPTEIEERITRLAQMSRAVGIHLILATQRPSVDVITGLIKANFPCRIAFQVASKTDSRTILDMNGAESLLGRGDMLFLPPGKGDPIRLHGAFVSDRAAKQVVNLWTVAYLSELLKGSVPDPVEKAKAMVQAEVVDILYDPEKSGIRKKRQDLCSILPEEVADELLSRDYYEPLPEVRSGALDEHERKQQRDARELDEYFAEAARLVVRHREASVSMLQRRLDVGWARAGRIIDQLEEAGVVGPYVGSKSRKVMVSNEAELEQLLSGMKSGLRNGEEPASGRKATDDNDDNA